One stretch of Streptomyces sp. MMBL 11-1 DNA includes these proteins:
- a CDS encoding CPBP family intramembrane glutamic endopeptidase: protein MQVEAGRVADAFPQEAVSRRISRSEVVLVLALSLGASAVSALISFVGSLTKPGGLKDQAATLNGSYAPGRPWLDLAWQLFGIATALVPVALVAHLLIREGTGLRAIGFDRAKPWFDLGRGTLVAAGIGSAGLAFYLVARAGGFNLTVVPESLPEVWWKFPVLILSAIQNSVVEEVIVVGYLLRRLGQLGWTPMAALVASSVLRGSYHLYQGIGGFIGNVVMGVVFVLLYRRWGRVGPLVVAHALLDIGAFVGYALLAGRVDWLPTP from the coding sequence GTGCAGGTGGAGGCCGGGCGCGTGGCTGATGCTTTTCCCCAGGAGGCCGTGTCACGAAGGATCTCGCGGTCCGAGGTGGTGCTGGTCCTGGCGCTCTCGCTGGGCGCCAGCGCGGTGTCCGCCCTCATCAGTTTTGTCGGATCACTGACGAAACCGGGAGGTCTGAAGGACCAGGCGGCGACGCTCAACGGCTCGTACGCTCCGGGTCGTCCCTGGCTTGATCTGGCGTGGCAGCTGTTCGGCATCGCCACGGCTCTGGTGCCGGTCGCGCTGGTCGCGCACCTGCTGATCCGGGAAGGAACGGGGCTGCGGGCCATCGGGTTCGACCGTGCGAAACCCTGGTTCGACCTCGGCCGGGGGACCCTGGTCGCGGCCGGCATCGGCAGCGCCGGCCTCGCCTTCTACCTGGTGGCACGGGCCGGCGGATTCAACCTGACGGTCGTTCCCGAGTCCCTCCCCGAGGTCTGGTGGAAATTCCCCGTACTGATCCTCTCCGCGATCCAGAACTCCGTGGTGGAGGAGGTCATCGTCGTCGGGTATCTGCTGCGCAGACTCGGGCAGTTGGGCTGGACGCCGATGGCCGCGCTGGTGGCGAGTTCCGTGCTGCGCGGCTCGTACCACCTGTATCAGGGGATCGGCGGCTTCATCGGCAACGTGGTGATGGGCGTCGTCTTCGTGCTCCTCTACCGGCGCTGGGGCCGGGTGGGCCCGCTGGTCGTCGCGCACGCGCTCCTGGACATCGGAGCCTTCGTCGGATACGCCCTGCTCGCGGGCCGGGTCGACTGGCTGCCGACGCCCTGA
- a CDS encoding PRC-barrel domain-containing protein yields the protein MQTDIDPRRLIGRKAFDRKGAKIGTVDEVYLDDATGVPEWAAVRTGLFSRDAFVPLEPSEFVEDALRVPFDRALIKGAPDFGVGRHLSPEQELQLYRHYGLDSPPPEGPAPDRDFGRLAGQEE from the coding sequence GTGCAGACCGATATCGATCCTCGCCGCCTGATCGGCCGCAAGGCATTCGACCGCAAGGGCGCCAAGATCGGAACGGTGGATGAGGTCTATCTCGACGACGCGACGGGCGTGCCGGAGTGGGCGGCCGTCCGCACCGGCCTGTTCAGCAGGGACGCCTTCGTCCCCCTGGAGCCCAGCGAATTCGTCGAGGACGCGCTGCGGGTCCCCTTCGACCGCGCGCTGATCAAGGGCGCGCCGGACTTCGGCGTCGGCCGCCACCTCTCTCCCGAGCAGGAACTGCAGCTCTACCGTCATTACGGTCTGGACTCCCCGCCCCCGGAGGGGCCGGCGCCCGACCGGGACTTCGGCAGGCTCGCGGGCCAGGAGGAGTAG
- a CDS encoding glutamate--cysteine ligase, with translation MGEKVVAEAVDLSDRQAYRTKLNQCLEGLGRLLAERRFDRPRNLIGLEIELNLAGSDGMPRMMNQQVLQRIASRDFQTELGMFNLEVNIVPHRLGGRVFDQLSEELRTGLAYAHRKAGEVDAGIVMIGILPTLGEHDVVSANLSDVDRYTLLNDQMAAARGEDFVLDIEGVERLVCTSPSIAPEAACTSVQLHLQVTPARFADVWNAAQAITGVQIALGANAPFLFGKELWRESRPPLFQQATDVRPPELAIQGVRPRTWFGERWIGSAHELFEENLRFFPPLLPICDDEDPLKVLDEGGVPELAELVLHNGTVYRWNRPVYGIADGVPHLRVENRVLPAGPTVTDVIANAAFYYGLVRALAEESRPVWSRLPFEAAEENFTEACKYGIEAELLWPRPGRSGGPARIPAVQLVLEELLPLAAAGLDAWHIEPADRDRYLGVIEERCKRRVNGASWQVATYRRALGAGLGRDAALAATTRRYAELMHAGEPVHTWPVGFPAR, from the coding sequence ATGGGGGAGAAGGTCGTGGCGGAAGCCGTTGACCTGTCCGATCGACAGGCGTACCGCACCAAGCTCAACCAGTGCCTGGAAGGGCTGGGCAGACTCCTGGCGGAGCGGAGGTTCGACCGTCCGCGGAATCTGATCGGCCTGGAGATAGAGCTGAATCTCGCGGGTTCCGACGGGATGCCCCGGATGATGAATCAGCAGGTGCTCCAGCGCATCGCGAGCCGGGATTTCCAGACCGAACTGGGGATGTTCAATCTCGAAGTGAATATCGTTCCGCACCGCCTTGGCGGCCGGGTATTCGATCAGCTATCGGAGGAGCTGCGGACCGGCCTGGCCTATGCGCACCGCAAGGCGGGGGAGGTCGACGCGGGGATCGTGATGATCGGAATCCTGCCCACCCTGGGGGAGCACGACGTGGTGTCCGCGAACCTTTCGGACGTGGACCGTTACACCCTGCTCAACGATCAAATGGCGGCCGCCCGCGGGGAGGATTTCGTCCTGGATATCGAAGGCGTCGAGCGATTGGTCTGCACCTCGCCCTCGATCGCCCCGGAAGCGGCCTGCACCTCGGTGCAGCTGCACCTCCAGGTGACGCCGGCCCGGTTCGCCGACGTGTGGAACGCCGCCCAGGCGATCACCGGCGTCCAGATCGCGCTGGGCGCCAACGCCCCCTTCCTCTTCGGCAAGGAGCTGTGGCGGGAGTCCCGCCCGCCCCTGTTCCAGCAGGCCACCGACGTACGGCCGCCGGAGCTGGCGATCCAGGGCGTGCGCCCCAGGACCTGGTTCGGGGAGCGGTGGATCGGCTCCGCCCACGAGCTCTTCGAGGAGAACCTGCGCTTCTTCCCGCCGCTGCTGCCGATCTGCGACGACGAGGACCCCCTGAAGGTGCTGGACGAGGGCGGGGTGCCCGAGCTGGCCGAGCTGGTGCTGCACAACGGCACCGTCTACCGCTGGAACCGTCCGGTGTACGGGATCGCCGACGGCGTCCCGCATCTGCGGGTGGAGAACCGGGTCCTGCCCGCCGGGCCGACGGTCACCGACGTGATCGCCAACGCCGCGTTCTACTACGGGCTGGTGCGGGCGCTCGCCGAGGAGTCCCGGCCGGTGTGGAGCAGGCTGCCGTTCGAGGCCGCCGAGGAGAACTTCACCGAGGCCTGCAAGTACGGCATCGAGGCCGAGCTGCTCTGGCCGCGGCCGGGGCGCTCCGGCGGGCCGGCCAGGATTCCCGCCGTACAGCTGGTGCTGGAGGAACTGCTGCCGCTGGCCGCCGCGGGGCTGGACGCCTGGCACATCGAGCCCGCGGACCGGGACCGCTATCTCGGGGTGATCGAGGAGCGCTGCAAGCGGCGCGTCAACGGGGCCTCCTGGCAGGTGGCCACGTACCGCCGGGCCCTGGGCGCCGGGCTGGGGCGGGACGCCGCGCTCGCGGCCACCACCCGCCGCTATGCCGAACTGATGCACGCCGGGGAGCCGGTCCACACCTGGCCGGTGGGCTTCCCGGCGCGCTGA
- a CDS encoding DNA polymerase IV, with translation MRPAPTILHLDMDAFYASAEQAAKPSLRGKAVVVGGLGPRGVVATASYEARRLGVHSAMPTAQARRLAPNAAYLVPRFSLYRTVSDQVMELLGRLSPLVEPLSLDEAFVDLEAGGTADDPASARATGEGLRTAIRAVTGLSGSVGLAASKMLAKIASEQAKPDGLLLIEPGTERELLAPMSVRILPGVGPATGDHLRRAGMTTVHDLAEAGEAELVRLVGKAHGHGLYRMALGLDDRPVVAERDAKSVSVEDTFDVDLHDRVRVRAEVERLAVRCVERLRAADRSGRTVVLKVRRYDFSTLTRSETLRGPTDDPTVVREAAGRLLESVDTTGGVRLLGVGVTGLADYTQEDLFAQAADARELAQRAREEHRAPSPEGGEGNVPAEPEPDGAELLAARRWPAGHDVHHEEHGHGWVQGSGVGRVTVRFEEPWSAPGRVLTFRVDDPLLRPADPLPLVRDAADYSSWPASLPKSRSGAGPSGGGESRP, from the coding sequence GTGAGACCCGCGCCCACCATCCTGCACCTGGACATGGACGCCTTCTACGCGTCGGCGGAGCAGGCGGCCAAACCGAGCCTGCGCGGCAAGGCGGTCGTGGTGGGCGGCCTCGGACCCCGCGGAGTGGTCGCCACCGCCTCGTACGAGGCCCGGCGCCTGGGTGTGCACTCGGCGATGCCCACCGCGCAGGCCCGGCGGCTCGCGCCGAACGCCGCCTACCTGGTGCCCCGCTTCTCCCTGTACCGGACGGTGAGCGACCAGGTGATGGAGCTCCTGGGGCGGCTGTCGCCCCTGGTGGAGCCGCTCAGCCTGGACGAGGCCTTCGTGGACCTGGAGGCGGGCGGGACGGCGGACGACCCGGCGTCGGCCCGTGCGACGGGAGAAGGGCTGCGGACGGCCATCCGCGCGGTGACGGGCCTCAGCGGGTCCGTCGGACTGGCCGCCTCCAAGATGCTCGCCAAGATCGCCTCCGAGCAGGCCAAGCCCGACGGGCTGCTGCTCATCGAACCGGGTACCGAGCGTGAGCTGCTCGCTCCCATGTCCGTGCGCATCCTGCCGGGGGTCGGCCCGGCCACCGGCGACCACCTCAGACGCGCCGGGATGACCACCGTCCACGACCTGGCCGAGGCGGGCGAGGCGGAGCTCGTACGGCTGGTCGGAAAGGCCCACGGCCACGGGCTCTACCGGATGGCGCTCGGGCTCGACGACCGGCCGGTGGTCGCCGAGCGGGACGCCAAGTCCGTATCGGTGGAGGACACCTTCGACGTGGACCTGCACGACCGGGTGCGGGTGCGGGCCGAGGTGGAGCGGCTGGCCGTCCGGTGCGTGGAGCGGCTGCGCGCCGCCGACCGGTCGGGGCGCACGGTGGTGCTGAAGGTGCGCCGCTACGACTTCTCCACGCTGACCCGCTCCGAGACGCTCAGAGGCCCCACGGACGACCCCACGGTGGTCCGTGAGGCGGCGGGGCGGCTCCTGGAGTCCGTCGACACCACAGGGGGCGTGCGCCTGCTGGGGGTCGGTGTGACGGGGCTGGCCGACTACACCCAGGAGGACCTGTTCGCCCAGGCCGCCGACGCCCGGGAGCTCGCTCAGCGGGCCCGGGAGGAGCACCGGGCGCCGTCCCCGGAGGGCGGCGAGGGGAACGTGCCGGCGGAGCCCGAGCCGGACGGCGCGGAGCTGCTCGCCGCGCGGCGCTGGCCCGCCGGGCACGACGTGCACCACGAGGAGCACGGGCACGGCTGGGTGCAGGGGAGTGGCGTGGGCCGGGTCACCGTCCGGTTCGAGGAACCGTGGAGCGCGCCCGGCCGGGTGCTGACGTTCCGCGTCGATGATCCGCTGCTGCGGCCCGCCGACCCGCTGCCGCTCGTCCGTGACGCGGCGGACTACTCCTCCTGGCCCGCGAGCCTGCCGAAGTCCCGGTCGGGCGCCGGCCCCTCCGGGGGCGGGGAGTCCAGACCGTAA
- a CDS encoding DUF5999 family protein has product MCQHQPPCPTADSPDREAARLTAHHPEQGWSLLCNGVLLFEDTGELLPDGQIIAPHRPLAAGRVVKAA; this is encoded by the coding sequence ATGTGCCAGCACCAGCCACCCTGCCCCACCGCCGATTCACCCGACCGGGAGGCCGCCCGCCTGACGGCCCACCACCCCGAACAGGGGTGGAGTCTCCTGTGCAACGGCGTCCTGCTCTTCGAGGACACCGGCGAGCTGCTGCCCGACGGGCAGATCATCGCCCCGCACCGGCCCCTGGCAGCCGGCCGCGTGGTGAAGGCCGCCTGA
- a CDS encoding MerR family transcriptional regulator — protein sequence MRSSGDGTAAGGPYPQHGSGADHAIRQPVQPAAVAAGGVAAASDADDIGYRGPTACAAAGITYRQLDYWARTGLVEPSVRPAYGSGTQRLYSFRDVVLLKIVKRFLDTGVALQNIRTTVQHLRARGFQDLERMTLMSDGATVYECSSPDEVVSLLQGGQGVFGIAVGVVWRDVEAALSQLHGERVDTGETLVGHNPADELARRRNRAV from the coding sequence GTGAGAAGCAGCGGCGACGGTACGGCGGCGGGTGGGCCGTATCCGCAGCACGGCAGTGGAGCCGACCACGCCATCAGGCAGCCGGTTCAACCGGCAGCGGTGGCAGCGGGCGGCGTGGCAGCGGCGAGCGATGCCGACGACATCGGCTATCGCGGACCGACGGCGTGCGCGGCGGCGGGGATCACCTACCGCCAGTTGGACTACTGGGCCCGCACGGGACTGGTCGAGCCCAGTGTGCGCCCGGCCTACGGGTCGGGGACCCAGCGCCTCTACAGTTTCCGGGACGTGGTTCTCCTCAAGATCGTCAAGCGGTTCCTGGACACCGGGGTCGCGTTGCAGAACATCCGCACCACGGTCCAGCACCTGCGGGCCCGCGGTTTCCAGGATCTCGAGCGCATGACGTTGATGAGCGACGGGGCAACGGTCTACGAGTGCTCCTCGCCCGACGAGGTCGTCAGCCTGCTCCAGGGCGGGCAGGGAGTCTTCGGGATCGCCGTCGGCGTCGTCTGGCGGGACGTGGAGGCAGCGCTGTCGCAGCTGCACGGCGAGCGGGTCGACACGGGCGAGACACTCGTCGGTCACAACCCCGCCGACGAGCTGGCACGGCGCCGCAACCGCGCCGTCTGA
- a CDS encoding bifunctional nuclease family protein, giving the protein MNELDVVGVRVEMPSNQPIVLLREVGGDRYLPIWIGPGEATAIAFAQQGMAPARPLTHDLFKDVLEAVGQELTEVRITDLREGVFYAELVFASGVEVSARPSDAIALALRTGTPIYGSDGVLDDAGIAIPDEQEDEVEKFREFLDQISPEDFGTNSQ; this is encoded by the coding sequence GTGAACGAGCTCGACGTTGTCGGTGTCCGGGTGGAAATGCCCTCCAACCAACCGATCGTTCTCCTGCGTGAAGTGGGAGGCGACCGGTACCTCCCCATTTGGATCGGTCCTGGAGAGGCGACCGCGATTGCCTTCGCCCAGCAGGGCATGGCTCCCGCCAGGCCGCTGACCCATGACCTGTTCAAGGATGTGCTCGAGGCCGTGGGCCAGGAGCTCACGGAGGTCCGCATCACGGACCTCCGCGAAGGGGTCTTCTACGCGGAACTCGTCTTCGCCAGCGGAGTGGAGGTGAGCGCCCGGCCCTCCGACGCCATAGCGCTCGCCCTGCGAACCGGCACGCCGATCTACGGCAGTGACGGCGTGCTGGACGATGCGGGCATCGCGATCCCCGACGAGCAGGAGGACGAGGTGGAGAAGTTCCGCGAATTCCTCGACCAGATCTCTCCGGAGGACTTCGGTACGAACAGTCAGTGA
- the gcvP gene encoding aminomethyl-transferring glycine dehydrogenase, which yields MTPRRTPLSQLEQGIPFEQRHIGPDAGAQAKMLAQVGYGSLDELTAAAVPDVIKSAEALNLPSARTEAEVLAELRSLADRNEVLAPMIGLGYYGTFTPPVILRNVMENPAWYTAYTPYQPEISQGRLEALLNFQTMVAELTGLPTSGASLLDEGTAAAEAMALSRRVGKVKKGVFLVDADTLPQTVAVIETRAEPAGVEVVVADLSDGIPAEIAERGVFGVLLQYPGASGAVRVIEPVIEQAHGLGAIVTVAADLLALTLLTSPGALGADIAVGTTQRFGVPMGFGGPHAGFMAVREKFARSLPGRLVGVSVDADGNKAYRLALQTREQHIRREKATSNICTAQVLLAVMAGMYAVYHGPDGLRTIARRTHRFAAILADGLRNAGADVVHGAFFDTLTVRVPGKAADVVADARERGVNLRLVDADQVSIACDETTTRAQISAVWAAFGADGDIEALDATVADALPEGLLRSDEILTHPVFHQHRSETAMLRYLRKLADRDYALDRGMIPLGSCTMKLNATAEMESITWPEFGALHPFAPAEQAQGFLTLIRELEERLAEVTGYDAVSIQPNAGSQGEFAGLLAVRAYHRANGDDQRTVCLIPSSAHGTNAASAVMAGMKVVVVKTADDGEVDIADLRAKIEQYRDELAVLMITYPSTHGVFEEHVADICGEVHDAGGQVYVDGANLNALVGLAKPGKFGGDVSHLNLHKTFCIPHGGGGPGVGPVGVRAHLAPYLPNHPLQPAAGPETGVGPISAAPWGSAGILPISWAYVRLMGGEGLKRATQVAVLAANYIAKRLEPHFPILYNGPAGLVAHECIVDLRPISKATGVSIDDVAKRLIDYGFHSPTMSFPVAGTLMIEPTESEDLAELDRFCDTMIAIRAEIEKVATGEWSEDDNPLSNAPHTAAALGGDWEHGYSREEAVFPAGVSAADKYWPPVRRIDGAFGDRNLVCSCPPLDAYDD from the coding sequence ATGACCCCCCGTCGCACTCCGCTCTCCCAGCTGGAACAGGGCATTCCGTTCGAGCAGCGCCACATAGGGCCCGACGCCGGAGCCCAGGCGAAGATGCTCGCCCAGGTCGGCTACGGCTCCCTCGACGAGCTCACCGCCGCCGCGGTGCCCGACGTGATCAAGAGCGCGGAAGCCCTGAACCTTCCCTCGGCGCGCACCGAGGCGGAGGTCCTGGCCGAGCTGCGGTCGCTGGCCGACCGCAACGAGGTGCTGGCCCCGATGATCGGCCTCGGCTACTACGGCACCTTCACGCCGCCCGTCATCCTGCGCAACGTCATGGAGAACCCCGCTTGGTACACGGCCTACACGCCGTACCAGCCGGAGATCTCCCAGGGCCGGCTCGAAGCGCTCCTGAACTTCCAGACGATGGTCGCCGAGCTGACCGGGCTGCCCACCTCCGGCGCCTCGCTACTCGACGAGGGCACCGCGGCCGCCGAGGCGATGGCCCTGTCCCGGCGTGTCGGCAAGGTCAAGAAGGGTGTCTTCCTGGTCGACGCCGACACGCTGCCGCAGACCGTCGCGGTGATCGAGACCCGCGCCGAGCCCGCCGGTGTCGAGGTCGTCGTCGCCGACCTGAGCGACGGCATCCCCGCCGAGATCGCCGAGCGCGGCGTCTTCGGTGTGCTGCTCCAGTACCCGGGCGCCTCCGGTGCCGTGCGCGTCATCGAGCCCGTCATCGAGCAGGCCCACGGCCTCGGCGCGATCGTCACCGTCGCCGCCGACCTGCTGGCCCTCACCCTGCTCACCTCGCCCGGCGCCCTCGGCGCGGACATCGCGGTCGGCACCACCCAGCGCTTCGGCGTCCCGATGGGCTTCGGTGGTCCGCACGCCGGCTTCATGGCGGTCCGCGAGAAGTTCGCCCGCTCCCTGCCCGGCCGCCTCGTCGGCGTCTCCGTCGACGCGGACGGCAACAAGGCCTACCGGCTGGCCCTCCAGACCCGCGAGCAGCACATCCGCCGCGAGAAGGCCACCAGCAACATCTGCACCGCGCAGGTCCTGCTCGCCGTCATGGCCGGCATGTACGCGGTCTACCACGGCCCCGACGGGCTGCGGACGATCGCCCGGCGCACCCACCGCTTCGCCGCGATCCTGGCCGACGGCCTGCGGAACGCCGGGGCCGACGTCGTGCACGGCGCGTTCTTCGACACCCTGACCGTACGGGTCCCCGGAAAGGCCGCGGACGTCGTCGCGGACGCCAGGGAGCGCGGGGTCAACCTCCGCCTCGTCGACGCCGACCAGGTCTCCATCGCCTGCGACGAGACCACCACCCGTGCGCAGATCTCCGCCGTCTGGGCCGCCTTCGGCGCCGATGGCGACATCGAGGCGCTGGACGCGACGGTCGCCGACGCGCTGCCCGAGGGGCTCCTGCGCTCCGACGAGATCCTGACGCACCCGGTCTTCCACCAGCACCGTTCCGAGACCGCGATGCTGCGCTACCTGCGCAAGCTCGCCGACCGCGACTACGCGCTGGACCGCGGCATGATCCCGCTCGGCTCCTGCACCATGAAGCTGAACGCGACCGCCGAGATGGAGTCGATCACCTGGCCCGAGTTCGGCGCGCTGCACCCCTTCGCCCCGGCCGAGCAGGCGCAGGGCTTCCTCACCCTCATCCGTGAGCTGGAGGAGCGGCTCGCCGAGGTCACCGGCTACGACGCGGTGTCCATCCAGCCCAACGCGGGCTCCCAGGGCGAGTTCGCGGGCCTGCTGGCCGTCCGCGCGTACCACCGGGCCAACGGCGACGACCAGCGCACCGTCTGCCTCATCCCGTCCTCCGCGCACGGCACCAACGCCGCCAGCGCCGTCATGGCGGGCATGAAGGTCGTCGTGGTGAAGACCGCCGACGACGGCGAGGTCGACATCGCGGACCTGCGCGCCAAGATCGAGCAGTACCGTGACGAGCTGGCCGTGCTCATGATCACCTACCCGTCCACGCACGGGGTGTTCGAGGAGCACGTCGCCGACATCTGCGGCGAGGTGCACGACGCCGGCGGCCAGGTCTACGTCGACGGCGCCAACCTCAACGCGCTCGTCGGGCTCGCCAAGCCCGGCAAGTTCGGCGGCGACGTCTCGCACCTGAACCTGCACAAGACCTTCTGCATCCCGCACGGCGGCGGTGGCCCCGGCGTCGGCCCGGTCGGCGTCCGCGCGCACCTCGCCCCGTACCTCCCCAACCACCCCCTCCAGCCCGCCGCGGGCCCGGAGACCGGGGTGGGCCCGATCTCGGCCGCCCCGTGGGGCTCGGCGGGCATTCTGCCGATCTCGTGGGCGTACGTCCGTCTGATGGGCGGCGAGGGCCTCAAGCGGGCCACGCAGGTCGCCGTGCTGGCCGCGAACTACATCGCCAAGCGCCTGGAGCCGCACTTCCCGATCCTCTACAACGGCCCGGCCGGTCTGGTCGCGCACGAGTGCATCGTGGACCTGCGCCCGATCTCCAAGGCGACCGGCGTCTCCATCGACGATGTGGCCAAGCGGCTGATCGACTACGGCTTCCACTCGCCGACCATGTCGTTCCCGGTGGCCGGCACGCTGATGATCGAGCCGACGGAGAGCGAGGACCTCGCGGAGCTCGACCGGTTCTGCGACACCATGATCGCGATCCGGGCCGAGATCGAGAAGGTCGCGACGGGGGAGTGGAGCGAGGACGACAACCCGCTGTCCAACGCCCCGCACACCGCGGCCGCGCTCGGCGGCGACTGGGAGCACGGCTACAGCCGCGAGGAGGCCGTCTTCCCGGCCGGTGTGTCCGCCGCGGACAAGTACTGGCCGCCGGTGCGTCGCATCGACGGGGCCTTCGGCGACCGGAACCTGGTCTGCTCCTGCCCCCCGCTGGACGCGTACGACGACTGA